Genomic DNA from Cyprinus carpio isolate SPL01 chromosome A22, ASM1834038v1, whole genome shotgun sequence:
CCTTTCTTCTAATCTCCAGATGCAGCTGACAAGGACATGTCAGATTCCTCATCGTCAACGGTGGTAGATCTGAGTCTGTCTCCATCTTCCTCTCCTTCACCACCCTCTCCTATAGATAGTGGTGCCAGCTGGAGCCCTACAGCACCTCTTCTGGCCTCAGTGAGTAACTTACACCTCAAACTCCACAACTTCTTTCTAATAGTTCagttgtttttgaacaaaactgttaaaattttATCCGTGGTAAATggattcaaattatttaaatcactTTCAAGAATCAAAGTACAATTTCTGAGATCTCAGAAGCCACTTCACTTGGActtaaaaggataattcacccaaaaatgaaaattgccccatgatttactcaccctcaagccactCTGTGTATATGAGTTTCTTCTTTCATACTAAAACAATTGCAGTTATATTAAAGtgccattttgaatattgcctttcatgcagtgtgtaatgtagctttCTGTGAAtgtaaactatctgcaaagttgtgaagccgacagtgcatggtaaataaagttattgtctctcaaaacaaaaagaaaaaagaatcgcCTCTGAATCACCTAAATGAGTCGTCAGgaattcgaatcccacttccgtgATGGCTacacgtcactgggtaacacatgtGCGTAATGCCTGCCTATATTCTACGTTGGCCAGCCAACTTGACAACTTGACCCGCCCTCTAACACTGTAGCATTTCCatgtggttaacatcatgtcAACAAGACACTGTGTCCTACGCTgtgaaagtaaataattttttattttttttactcccaAATGAATaggctgcaaagaatcagtggttgacggaaatgtacggaaaaatcaattaaagatgtaaccAAACAGACTACGAACACTATTAACAgatattattatatgttgcaataaaacttatagcaaaatttggtagttctgtatgttgtttcaggattggcatcatctgaggtcctctgaggggctggcatcatctcttctcaggtgttctggatccagactgaatcTTGTTcaaatcctagttacatcccgtggcaaaacagagaaacaaacagagacataattagcgtagctgctgttccaaccaaacaaaattgatttgtttaacccaaacTAAAGAAaagtaatgtgcatttgatctgatataactgcagtacaagattatgagatgcattatttgaatgcttggccaaagagatgtgtctttaatcagagagagtgtgtctgaaccctgaacgttatcaggaaggctattacagagtttgggagccaaatgtgaaaaagctctacctcctttagtggactttgctatcctaggtactaccaaaagtccagagtttggGACCTTAGGGTGTGTGATGGATTGTAACGTGGTAGAAggctagttaggtatgcaggagtcCCATTAAGGACTTTaaaggtaagtaataatatttcgtaactgatacagaacttaacaggtagccagtgcagagactgtaaaattggggtaatatgatcatattttcttgacctggaaAGGACTCTACTATTTTGGACTACCAGTAGCTTGTTgtttgaggatgcaggacaaccacctagcagtgcattacaatagtccagtctagaggtcatgaatgcatgaactagcttttctgcatcagaaacaggtaaagATTCGTAGCTTGgaaatgtttctaagatggaagaatgctgtttttgtaacatgggaaaagacaagttgctgtctaatataacacccagatttttgactgtagaggaagtaacagtacatccgtctagttgcaaattgtaatccaatagattctgtgtactgttttttggtccaataagtaatatatttgtcttatcctaatttaataggagaaaattgttggtcatccaatcttttacatttttaacacaatctgttagcttagataatttagaagtttcatctggtcttgttgagatatatagttgagtatcatcagcataacagtggaaactaatcctgtattttctaataatattaccaaggggcaacatgtatattgaaaatagcacaggacctaggacagatccttgtggcactccatactttactggtgataactgagatgactccccatttaattaaacaaagtggtagcgattggacaggtaggatctaaaccattttaaagcctgcccttgaatacctgtatagttttgtaatctatctatgagtatgtcgtgatctatagtgttgaacgcagaactaagatcaagtaaaactagcaatgagatccagccttggtctgacgcaagaagcaagtcatttgtaattttaacaaatgcagtttctgtgctatggtggggcctgaaacctgaaaaataaaattctttatagagataattttttgcaGGAAGAAGCACAGTTGAGCAGACTCaactttttcttacattttagacataaacggaagatttgaaatgggtctgtaatttgccagttcactaggatctagtttcttaagtttcttaataagaggcttaataaccgccaacTTGAATGGTTTtaggacgtgacctaaagataacgatgagttaataatattgagaagcagttcttctgctaaaggtaacaactctttcagtaatttagtgggtacaggatctaataaacatgttgttggtttagatccagtgataagtttatttagctcttcctgtcctgtagttgtaaagcactgcagtttatctttgggtgcgatggataaaactaaagtattagacgctgtagaatctacatttgttattatatttctgatggtatctattttatcagtgaagaaattcataaagtcattattattaaactgtgagggaatatttagatgtggtggtgtctggttatttgttaatctagccactgtgctaaataaaaaccttggattttttggttattttctatgtgTTTgcggatatgctcggccctggcagtttttagagcctgtctatagttggacacactgtttttccacgcaattctaaaaacttccaagttagtttttctctatttgcgctcaagactacgagtttctttcttgagagagtgggtattactgttgtaccatggcacaatatgtttttctctaaactttttcaatttgaggggggcaacagcttctaatgtattagagaagatagtgcccatgttgctagtcatttcaTCTAGCTCATGTGTACTTATGGGAACATAGACCAGTTGAGATAAATCatgcaggttatttgtgaatctgtctttggtggctagAACAgtagttctgcctggacgataacgtggagccatatagttaatatcagtaatacgcagcatgtacgatacaaggaaatggtcagtaacatcatcactttgatgtacgatatctatatcaggaAAATtgattccatgtgatataattaaatgtagtgtataattaaaacaatgagtgggcccggtgacattttgcttgactccaaaagagtttattaggtcagtaaatgcaagtcctaatggatcatttgtattatcaatgtgaattaAAATCTCAGACAATAAGCGCTTTATCAACAGTAACCAATAGGTTTGAAAGGAAATCTGtaaattcttttaggaaatctgtatacggtcctggtggtctatacacagtagccagagcaagagatacgatagatttcttttgcatatctgacagtgtaacattatgcagaagtatttcaaatgagttaaacctgtatcctgctttctgagtaacattgagaatatcattatatattgttgcaacgcctcccccacgaccagtctgacggggctcatgtttataacagtagtttggtggagtagactcatttagaccaatacaatcatttggttttagccaggtttcagtcaagcagagtacatcaaaactattatctgttatcatttcatttataataactgctttgggtgtgagtgatctaatgtttatgagcccaaactttaaaaatgttttttgttaatttatttttaatttttgtagtttaatcacgatcagattttttctagagcctgtattaaatttatattttgacttcacttttcagggaacagacacaggcTTAATAGTTTGGACAgcacaagtacttctaacatttaagcgggtagaacaaaagccatcataacagttatttgagaattggcttactagtcatatggagcatagcgtcctggagatgttgtccgtcAGGAGCTCCACTCCGACTTTGCTgaggtgcaggccatcagcacgaaaaagcctaggacgctcccagaaaagattacaattattaacaaagagcagtttctgttctttacaccatgacaataaccattcatttaaagcaaaatagCAATAGCAGGCCCACAGCTGATTAGCAGAACTATAACGCGAGTTAGCCAGACAACTACAGCTGCACTGAGTGTAAAAGTACATATTTTGTACACTCAGCAGAAcatcaaagcaacaattattaatcataCAGGTTGTGAATTGGAGGAGCAAGCTGGTCCAAACAAACTGGGCACTGACTCATCTTTCAAACAATCATCTTACAAATCCCACATTGAACTTGCGGAGATTGGAGACGCAGTCATCAGTGAAATGACAGGAACACAGCAAAAAGTTGTGATTATACTGCTGTGATCTCTTAGTAAAGATGAATTTTAACCACTTCACAGCCTCATCCTTCAGAAGTTATAATAAACCGCATTCACTTTCAAAGCACAGAGCACAGCATCTTCTCAACATTAAGTTATCCACACAAACGAGCAACAGCGTTTGAAGTTTGTTTTTGTGGGATGTTCATGCAGAACGTAGcggggcattatgcaaatgtaagaATTTGTGAAGTATGACATTTGCGGAATGGGATTCAAATTTAAAACGACTCATTTCAACAGTTTGATAGCAGTGAATGGGCGTTAAGATTTTGAAGTCCAACAAGAAGCTAAAGTCCAAGGGGAAGCTaaagattatggtttataaagttttaaatatggatattattcttacccaaatgcatcgattcacttcagaaAGCCTCCTCCTTCCTTTTATGACTGATGGATGCGCTATTTTGGACTTCAAAaactcaacacccattcactgatcttataaagcttggaagaaccagacatttttaaatataactccaattgtattcatctgaaagaaaaaaagcatatacacataggatggcttgagggtgagtaaatcatggggtatttgaatttttctgtgaactatccctttaaaacgtGTTTTTAGCTTTCTGTtgcataaacaaaaaattttactGGAGGAGAGACTGCCTAATGCACCACTACCATAATTCAGTTCCCCTCCACACTAATTAATTTCAATCCAGTCTCACACAGTGTCCTGATCTGAACCCTTTCTAGGATCAAAAATAGAGGGTAGGTTTGGGAACATGTCTGGACTTGTTTGGCAAAGTGGTGGTCTCTTACTCACCAACCAAGATGAGTCAGACATAATTCAGAAATGAATTACTGATAAATAAGCTCTTCTACTTGCAGGAATCTGAAAGCACCACATACCACGAGGACAGCACCTCTCATTCTCCACATTTCCAGTTCTTTCTGCCAATTGGTGCAGAGGGTCCCCTGCGCCTGCCTTCTTCAATGCTGATTGGTCAGCACTCCCCTGAGCCCTCGAGTGATGAACAGCTAGCCTGCCGCTGGCTAAAGGTGAGTGACAGAGAGCTGGTAATACTGTTCTCTTTTATAGGTTCATTCAATGCTAAAGGCTATAAGACATGTCTCCCCCTTTTTTTCCCTATATTTCCGGAGTGCACTCTCGCAGATCGCCTGAGGAGTTTTACCAAGATTATTTACGTCCCAACCCAGGAGCATGCAAGGCCGTTCCCTTAGGGCTTGATGACGTTTTTTACACCGTGCCGTCTGACTTGGAGGATTTCAGGCCCACTTCAGCCGACGCTCTCCTGCCTAGTGGCCAGGAGGCGTGGCCTTCTGCGGCCTATACTGAGCTAGTGGACATGTTAGTGCGTGCTACCAAAAAGATTAGTATGGCCAGAGGAACCACGTGAGTCCCAATCCTCTAAGCTCGATAAGCGCTTCTTGAGCGGCCCTAATTCTTGTCCTCCATGGAGAAAGCTGCCATTTTTCAGTGATCTGCATCACAAAATCTCCAGATCCTGAAAGCAGCTTTTCTCTGCTCACCTAGTGGGCTCTGTGGAGCAAGGATATGCTGCTATTCGGGCAATCAAGGACACGCTGGCCGATAACCTCTCGCACGGGTATATGGATGATTAGCTTATCTTGGACCATTCCAGTGAGTTGGTGTGTCATCACTGAGATGTTCTTCTTCAACACCTTCAATCTCTTGGCATCAGTTTGAACACTCAGAAGAGCGTTCTCATCCCTTCTCAGCAGACCTTTATCTTGGGGCACCAGCTTGATTCTGTTTTTATGTAGGCCCCTTTGGCTCCTGCTGATTTTAGGTATCAAGATGTGTATGAACCGCTTCAAGCTAGGCCATCATGTTTCGATATCAAATGCGTAGGGGATTTGCAGGCTCTCTCTTTTAGCGAGCCATGCATGGAGTTTGCTCCGGGCCTTGTTAAGGTATTCCTTCGGCCCAGACCTGGTTATGTCCCCAAGGTCTTGTCTACATCATTTTGCCAACAGAACTTCTTTGGCAGGAAATCTGAAGAGCAGATGGCGTGTTCGCCAGTACTACAGTGGATGATGTAGTGACGTTGGGGTGGCGCCCGCAATTCATTGGCCCATCAGCCAATTAATTGCCGTGGTTCCGTATAGGCTTCAGATAATTTGCACACCCAAGGGTTGCTCCCACTTCATAATAGCTATGCAGCATCTTGTTCCCTATTCAGAGAACATGGGTTAACTGAGGAACCCGGGACGTTTTGAGCCATAATGATGAGGTTGAAGACTATATGAAGTGCATTTCACTTTCTATAATATGTTTCCAAGTGAAACatgttaagaaaaaaatttaaatgtgtcaTAAAACAGGAATTAATACAGCACTTTGTtctgtgaatgtgttttactgtcaATTCTTGCCTGGCGGACAACAAAATGGGTCAAAATACCTTAAACTCACACTAAAAGAAAGACCAGAACCATGtttagagaccagaatatcaccgAGACCAGTTACAAACTacagggtttcccatacattggtTTATTTGTGGCGGCACACCACAATGTCAACACTAACCAccacaaacagattttccaaaagactttgacttcgttgaatataCATGAGCACatcacgtttcaaaatcaaaatgggttatgggttattttatatgaatgtatctttgaagggaaccgactgtcttcagaatagttttgatttaattttcatttcatctttcctaTAATGCCAGATAAAGTAGCGTTCACGAGTGCAGTGCTGTtttgtttacagccgttactggggaaGCCGCTATTTCTGCCCCTCCTAAAGTGCcttctgctggcagagaatgaatttgcattttcaataagctcATCTGctgttatatatttacattatattcatatttatttcccCCAGGGGAAGTGCCGCCACACATAGTGTGTAAGTCTGTAGGAAACACAGAACTATCTAGAAACAATGCACTAAATCCACTCCAGCCACTTTAGAAAGTACATAGCAAACTTGTACCCATATAGTTCTTCTAATGTTAGAATGTGgataaccaaacagctgacggtagccattgacttccatagtatgaaaagattctatgtaagtcaatggctaccatcaattgTTTACCCAATTAATTATCAACTGATTACCCATATTCCTCAAAATAGctttttctgtgttcagcagaaaaaaaaaagtttggaacaacttgagggtgagtaatgatgacagaattttcatttttgggtgaactatccattgaAGTCCAGgatattacatattaaaagagCTATTCACACATTCTATCATTCTGTTCTCATTATCTTCCTCCCTGCTCCTACTATGCTCTCTGTCTTTACTCTgtagtgccatctgctgttcgAGAGCCTGCAGGATCTGGTGGACCATGTGAATGACTCGCATGTGAAACCAGAGAAGAATTCAGGATACTGCTGCCACTGGGAGGGCTGTGCACGCAAGGGAAGAGGATTTAATGCCAGGTAAGAGAACACACATGCATTCAAACGATTTAAGTAACTAAATAAAGTGAGGTTTATTCTTAGAACAAGGAGAATAATTTTTTCAGTAGCGCAAGAAGattcaagatatattctttaaaaaacaagtgCAAATGTCTTATAcaaatttgtttctgaatttatatagttttaagtaggcctatttgtttagatagaaaataataataaaataataataaaaaaagctatgTAGATATATATAGGAGAGTAAATGTTACAGTTCCACCTACTCCAAGATATTGAGCAACTTGAAGGCGTATCGAATGTTTGCTTTTGGATGGTGTGCGTACATTATGTGACCACTTATCCAGGATCCATTTGTACAATGCAGGTACAAGATGCTGATTCACATCCGCACACACACCAACGAGAAACCACATCACTGCCCTACCTGCCACAAGAGTTTCTCCCGCCTAGAGAACCTGAAGATACACACCCGCTCACACACAGGTGAGACACACACTTTTGCAATATGGACCAGTATGTAAAAAATGcaccaaaaatgcaaaaacagataTGGTACACACATAAAAACCCATTAGCTCACATTTAAATATGTGCACAAAAAGGTTTTCACAATACTGAAAATTCAGAGGTACAGTAGATGCCAATACCAGTCTAATCTGATGACTTTAATATGCTGATCAAGACCTCCTTTATTTAAAGATTAACAtactaatgtaaatataaaaaaataaagcaatgtcTTAGCCTTCAGATTTTTCTGATTCAAGTAAATAGTGCTTCAAATAAGAAGTCAAGCGTGCTAATCAAGTCAAATATAATGAAGGTTAAATaacaagtaatttattttaacacacaatagtaaaataactataataaatacagacaaatgaacaaattgcacaagaacaaagaaaaatataaataaagtaaatggtACTGtaaacattcatatatttaaattataatgcaaaaataataaatgtacgtaaatcattttattcaataagtaataataattattaatattaacaattatttaatgattcaatcgataattattgaataaatacatattttgaatatttttgtatatattttagaattaaatatatttttagatttataaatcTATAATCTAcagcagggatgggcaactttgatagTGACGAGGGCCAGCATTTTTTGTCCTTTATAGCAAGGGAACAGATTACTAATCCACGTCCACAGACCTTTTACACCGTCTTactcaattttctttttattgaagaaaataaaattaaagtataattaatgaaAGTTGATTATAAAgatattattaactataaaacttgtgcagttaaACTAATTCAGAAGGGAAATTTTGTTGTCAGTTAACAGCAATATGACCCCAACAAGACATTGTAAACATCTCAATTGCATTGTCTATACATTTGCAACAAACAAATCTACAGAGGTCCTGTTTTTTATTAGTGGcctacagaacattctcaaaacaacctaagaggacagttaaaaagggcttattcaaaaaaaaaaaaaaaaaagttattccaaATGGCACCATAAAATAACcgggtatctgcaggattttttaaatcaaatttaagagctttaaagaccttttaaaacctgcacttcacatttcttaaacaatttttaagaaaaggatGATACAatagtatcaattattatatattaatttaaacaatttttgtcAATcgattattatattaaataacatataaatatatcttagtgtcttaattgtttagatttttataatgcgtTAACTTTTTGtcgatccactggttcacatttaaaaatatgtagaaaaaacGGCAGAAGTACTTATTGAAAAAGCAAATtcgttctctgccagcaggtttCGCTTTCGGAGCAGCAGAATATAGCGGTCCCCCGGTAACAGCAGTAAGCAGCACAGAGCCTGacttgaaacgtgcagtgctcagaTTTATTCAGTGATATcacagccttttgaagtttaatcgtcataTTAATCTATATAgcaattcttgtctttccatccccaaatttaagacctcttataaTTAAGGTTTTCATGgccttaaatttaaacaatttaactgaagactttttaaggacccccGGAGAACatagttcagtgcaaacatttctgtcatgcatgtggcaaaaagcttttgttgaccGCATTTTGAAATTTGAGGCAAGCGCAACTTTGGCTTTCCTGCTGTTTGTGATCAGTGGTGTGATgggaacttaaataaaaatacagatttccaAACGATCCAAGCATAGGCCTATCCCCTTAAACTTTATTATTTGCTAAATTTAGTGAAAGTTTACattgcagcggttctcaattccagtcctcgtgaccCCCTGCTCTggacattttgtatgtttctctgatcacttcagacatttgttctattcgaacataagtgccctgcgaagtggacatcactggATTTTAGGCATTTATTCTATTTAGTGTATTaagtatatgttccattcaaagtgcattaaagtgaatttaaattgtatttatttacagaggtatatggaCCGCTGCATTAGAGTGCACGTCCTGCATCTACTGCGCTGAAATTAATATGGGGAGCGGTTGGAAACTAGCGACCTCTCCTGGTTGgagatattattaacattatatacgGAAAGCAATCTTTACGTGACTtacttctaaaatgttttaaaattgattatcCAAGTCTAATATGTTCCAGCGGGCCGTACTAAAAGATACTGCGGGCCATATATGCCAGTTGCTCCTCTGGGCCTCTTTGGTCACCTTTGACTGAAAAATTTTACATCCATAGTGCACACacagtcaagaaaaaaaaattcccctgctgaaaaaaacagcatatgctggttaggtatgttttgatgctgggatgctggtttatgctggtcctttgccagcacatgaccagcataaaccagcaaaggaccagcttaaaccagcacatgaccagcataaaccagcaaaggaccagcttaaaccagcacatgaccagcataaaccagcaaaaggaccagcataaaccagcacatgaccagcataaaccagcaaaggaccagcataaaccagcatcaaaacatacctaaccagcatatgctggttttttcaacagggttaaCATTCACACACATCAATATTTTCCCACACAAAATGGCAAGTCTCTACAGGCTTGTGCCGTCTGGTTGTGACAGTCTTACCTTCACAACCCCATTCATTCCTCCAGTATAGCCTTTGattatctctttctcttctgcCCTCTCAGGAGAGAAGCCATACATCTGTCCTTACGAAGGCTGCAACAAGCGCTACTCAAACTCCAGCGACCGCTTCAAACACACGCGCACGCACTACGTCGACAAACCCTACTGCTGCAAAATGGTGGGCTGTCTGAAGCGCTACACCGACCCCAGCTCTCTCCGCAAACACATCAAGGCACACGGCCACGCTGTAGTGCAGAAACGTGCTCCCTCGCCCAGAACCAACAGGTTGGATGGTGCCTCGTTGATGGATGGCCGACAGATGGATCGACCTTACCCAGGAGCGGCTCGTTTCATCCTACCGGGTGCAGCAACAACCTTATTTGGGGCTCACACCTTTGCTGGGCCCCTTAGCGGTCATCCCCTGGATCTGTCCAGGCTCAGTCCACTTTTAGGAGCCAGGCCGGTGCTGTACCCCAACTCTGGTGCTCTTGGGCTTGGGAAGGTGCCTATCCTGCACCCCTTATTGTTGCCGCCATTCGGTCTCGGTGTGGGTCAAACTGAAAGAACagttgaagaagaagaagatgatgttgatgatgaaaATGAAGGCAGGATGGGAGCAGGACGAGGCCCTCACTCATGGGTCGTGATCCCTCCGGGCATGCTGTTCTTGAAACAGATGGCGAGTACGTAAAGAGACTCATGAGccttgttcaca
This window encodes:
- the LOC109046477 gene encoding zinc finger protein GLIS2-like is translated as MLSLDEPLDLKIPSGRDRTLRMSICAPLHFSRTRISRALHKPKSPDAADKDMSDSSSSTVVDLSLSPSSSPSPPSPIDSGASWSPTAPLLASESESTTYHEDSTSHSPHFQFFLPIGAEGPLRLPSSMLIGQHSPEPSSDEQLACRWLKCHLLFESLQDLVDHVNDSHVKPEKNSGYCCHWEGCARKGRGFNARYKMLIHIRTHTNEKPHHCPTCHKSFSRLENLKIHTRSHTGEKPYICPYEGCNKRYSNSSDRFKHTRTHYVDKPYCCKMVGCLKRYTDPSSLRKHIKAHGHAVVQKRAPSPRTNRLDGASLMDGRQMDRPYPGAARFILPGAATTLFGAHTFAGPLSGHPLDLSRLSPLLGARPVLYPNSGALGLGKVPILHPLLLPPFGLGVGQTERTVEEEEDDVDDENEGRMGAGRGPHSWVVIPPGMLFLKQMAST